The following is a genomic window from Candidatus Omnitrophota bacterium.
CTTATCTATACCCGCTGATTTAAGCACCTTTTCGTCAAAGCCGCTGCCCACAAGCGTCAGCCCGTTGAACGAACTGCCCAGGCGCGCGAACGCGCCCTCATTCTTATCAATGACTACCACATTATGGCCTTCTGTGGAAAGAAGGCGCGCCAATTCAGAGCCGACCCTGCCGCAGCCTACGATTATGACATACATGGTAACCTTCCTCTACAGGCTTACGCCTGTAGAATCCTCATTCCCCACACGTAAGTGTGGGGTCCTTTCATTTATTAGGTTTTTCAGTTACTTGCTCCAATATTTTCGCAAACACCTTTGGTTCAGCAGCGGCTAATTCCGCTAAAATCTTTCTATCAACATTCACTTTTGCTTTCTTCAAAGCGTTCATAAACGCGCTGTAAGTCGTGCCGGCCTCTCTGCAGGCAGCGCTTATACGCGTGATCCAAAGCGAGCGGAAAGTGCGCTTCTTTACCTTCCTGCCCTCATAGGCATAAACAAGCGCCCTGTCCAGGGTCCTCTTTGCCTGCTGATACTGCTTGCTCCTGTCCAGAAAATAACCCTTTGCCTTCTTTAATAATCTCTTCTTTCTTTTATGAGTCGCTACGCTGTGCCTTACCCGTGCCATTGAATCCTCCTTCAGTGCAACATAAGCCGTTTAATCTGTTTTTCCATCCTGAAGCTGCCGACATAATCCTTGCGCCTCATACGGCGTTTTCTCTTTGAGCTCTTTTTTGTAAGTATATGGCTCTTACCCGCGTGCATATACTTTAACTTCCCTTTTTTAGTAAGCCGAAAACGTTTTGCTACGCCTTTGTGTGTCTTAAACATAAGTCCCCTCCATTACTTTGGCGCGATCACAACCGATAATACCCTGCCTTCCATCATAGGCGGTTTTTCCACCTGCCCGTCCTGCAGGGCATCCTGCATGAATTTATCTATGACGCGCCGGCCCAGGTCGCGGTGCTCAAGCTGCCTGCCCCTGAAAAAAAGGTTCACCCTTACCTTGTATTTTTTCTTCAGGAATTCGTTCACATGCTTTAATTTGACCTGATAGTCATGCTCGTCTATATTAGGTTTTACCCTGATCTCTTTAATATGAAAGACCCGTTGATGTTTCTTGGCCTCCCGTTCCTTCTTTTCCTGTTCGTATTTGAACTTGCTGAAATCCATTATCCGGCATACGGGCGGGTTTGCCTGGGGAGCCACCTCAACCAGGTCCAGTTCCTGCTGTATAGCCATCTCCAGCGCCTGCTTGGAAGCGACAACGCCTAACTGCTGGCCGTCAGCGCCGATAAGCCGCAACTGCGGCGCGCGGATCCTCTCATTGATCCTGATGCTCTTTTTAATGACTGACCACCTCCTCCTTATTGTGTTTTAAACTCCTCTATGAGCTCTCCGATATTCAGAACCCTCTGTTTCCCCTTCTCCTTTATCCTGCTTCTAACTGAAACCGTATTTGCCTCTTTCTCTTTCCTGCCCACGACCAGAATGTAGGGCACCTTCTCAACCTCTGCCTCGCGGATCTTCTTGTCCAGCGTTTGATTGCGCGAATCCACCTCTACCCTGAAACCGCTTCTCGACAATTCCGCTTGTATGCCCTCCGCGTAACCTGAGATATCTTCCTTGATAGGGATTACGCGCGCCTGTACCGGCGAAAGCCACAAGGGAAAATCCCCGGCGTAATGTTCGATCAACGCTCCGATAAAGCGCTCAAGGCTGCCCAGCAGGACCCTGTGGAGCATTATAACCCGTTTTTCCTTGCCGTCGGCATCAATATAGGTAAGGTCAAAGCGCTCGGGCAGGGCAAAGTCGCACTGGATAGTAGCACACTGCCACTCTCTCTTCAGGGCGTCCTTTAATTTTATATCGATCTTGGGGCCGTAAAACGCGCCGTCGCCCTCATTTATTTTATACTCTAAGCCCTTATCTTTCAAGGATTCTTCTAAGGCAGAGGTCGCCCGCTGCCAGTCCTCATCGTTGCCGATGGACTTATCGGGCCGCGTGCTCAGCTCTATGCCCAGATCCTCAAAGCCGAACTTCTTCATCGTCTCAAAAACAAAATCTATCACCCCTTGTATCTCCGCCTTGAGTTGGGAGTCCCGGCAAAATATATGGGCGTCGTCCTGCGTAAACCCCCTGACTCTGAGCAGGCCGTGCAAAACGCCGCTTTTTTCATGCCTGTAAACCGTACCCAGTTCAAAGAACCGGATAGGCAGATCTCTGTAACTCCTGGTCTGTGATTTATATATAAGTATATGCCCCGGGCAGTTCATCGGCTTTAAAATAAATTCCTTATCTTCAACCTTCAACGCGTACATATTCTCTTTATAATAATCATAATGGCCGCTGGTGCGCCAGAGATCATCCTGCATAATATGCGGGGTTATCACCATTTGATAGCCGCGCTTCTGATGCTCCTGTTTCTCATAATCCTCTATTATCCGGCGGAGCGCCGCGCCCTTCGGGTGATAGAAGATCAATCCCGCGCCCGCCTTATCGTAATATATATCAAAGAGCCCTAACGCCTTTCCCAGCTTCCGGTGGTCCCGGTTCTTCGCCTCCTCTAAATTATCCAGGTGCTTCTTAAGCTCATCCTGCGTATTAAAACAGGTGCCGTAGATCCTCTGCAGCATGGGGTTGGTCTCTATTCCATGCCAGTATGCCCCGGCAACGGAAAGCAGTTTAAACGCCTTGATTCCGCCGGTTGAGTCGATATGCGGCCCGCGGCAGAGATCGACGAACTTTTTCCCCGTCCTGTATACCGATACCTCGTCTTCTTTGAGCCCGTTTAACAGCTCAATCTTATAATCTTCTTTTAATTTCCTGAACAGGGCAACCGCGTCTTTCTTCTTCAGCATTTCCTTTTTAAACGGCTCGTTATCCTTTATGATCCGGCGCATCTTCTCTTCTATCTTCTCCAGGTCTGCCTCCGTAAACGGCTCTTTCTTATCAAAATCGTAATAAAAACCGTCTTCAATGGAGGGGCCTATGGCTAATTTTACTTCGGGCCAGAGCTCCTTCACCGCCTGCGCCATTATGTGGGAACAGCTGTGTCTTAAAATATCCAAGTCCATAATTTATTTTGCTTAGGTACTGTGCTCACTGCCTCGCTTGTCGCTGATGTTAGGCACTACGCTCGCTACGGCGCTTGTCGCGCCGTTTAACGCTCGCTTTAGTGCCATTTAAAAAATCCTTGTCGGATTTTTTAAATGGGCCCAAGAGGACTCGAACCTCTGACCTTTTCCATGTCAAGGAAACGCTCTAACCAACTGAGCTATGAGCCCGTAATTTTAATCCTGAAATGGGCAAGGAGGGAGTCGAACCCTCACGACCTTGCAGCCAACAGATTTTAAGTCTGTCGTGTATGCCATTCCACCACTTGCCCGATTTTAAATCCCACTTAGCTAAATTTAAGGCGTGGACCGGATTTGAACCGGTGAATAGCGGTTTTGCAGACCGCTGCCTTGCCGCTTGGCTACCACGCCATCTATTTCAAAGCCCTTTTTACCTCTTCCGTGATCTTCTCAACGTCCTCAAGGCAGCCGATACCGACCTTGCCGCAGGCAAGCTCTCCCTTACGCGGATGGATCATCTTATAGCCGAACGAACGCAGCTTATCTATGTTGTCCTGGACCGCCTTGTGTTCATACATATTCTCATTCATTGCCGCGGCGATAAACACCGGCGCCTTTGTGGCCAGGGCCACACAAGTAAGCAGATCATCGCATATACCTGAGGCAAGCTTACCTATTATATTAGCTGTGGCAGGCACGATCAGCAAGGCATCGGCCTTTTCCGCCAGCGCGATGTGTTGAACGTCCCAGATGTCGGGGACTTCAAACATATCCTGATAGACCTTGCGGCCGGAGAGCGCCTGGAATGTAAGCGGCCTGACAAATTCTCCCGCCTCCTTTGTCATTACGCAGGTTACGCCTATGCCGCTTTTTTTGAACGACCTTACAATATCCGCGGCTTTATACGCCGCTATGCCGCCGCAGATGCCGACAATAACCTCTTTAGTTTTCATCTATGCCGTCCTTATTTACCGCCCTT
Proteins encoded in this region:
- the thrS gene encoding threonine--tRNA ligase, with translation MDLDILRHSCSHIMAQAVKELWPEVKLAIGPSIEDGFYYDFDKKEPFTEADLEKIEEKMRRIIKDNEPFKKEMLKKKDAVALFRKLKEDYKIELLNGLKEDEVSVYRTGKKFVDLCRGPHIDSTGGIKAFKLLSVAGAYWHGIETNPMLQRIYGTCFNTQDELKKHLDNLEEAKNRDHRKLGKALGLFDIYYDKAGAGLIFYHPKGAALRRIIEDYEKQEHQKRGYQMVITPHIMQDDLWRTSGHYDYYKENMYALKVEDKEFILKPMNCPGHILIYKSQTRSYRDLPIRFFELGTVYRHEKSGVLHGLLRVRGFTQDDAHIFCRDSQLKAEIQGVIDFVFETMKKFGFEDLGIELSTRPDKSIGNDEDWQRATSALEESLKDKGLEYKINEGDGAFYGPKIDIKLKDALKREWQCATIQCDFALPERFDLTYIDADGKEKRVIMLHRVLLGSLERFIGALIEHYAGDFPLWLSPVQARVIPIKEDISGYAEGIQAELSRSGFRVEVDSRNQTLDKKIREAEVEKVPYILVVGRKEKEANTVSVRSRIKEKGKQRVLNIGELIEEFKTQ
- a CDS encoding flavoprotein, with translation MKTKEVIVGICGGIAAYKAADIVRSFKKSGIGVTCVMTKEAGEFVRPLTFQALSGRKVYQDMFEVPDIWDVQHIALAEKADALLIVPATANIIGKLASGICDDLLTCVALATKAPVFIAAAMNENMYEHKAVQDNIDKLRSFGYKMIHPRKGELACGKVGIGCLEDVEKITEEVKRALK
- the rpmI gene encoding 50S ribosomal protein L35 codes for the protein MFKTHKGVAKRFRLTKKGKLKYMHAGKSHILTKKSSKRKRRMRRKDYVGSFRMEKQIKRLMLH
- the rplT gene encoding 50S ribosomal protein L20 — encoded protein: MARVRHSVATHKRKKRLLKKAKGYFLDRSKQYQQAKRTLDRALVYAYEGRKVKKRTFRSLWITRISAACREAGTTYSAFMNALKKAKVNVDRKILAELAAAEPKVFAKILEQVTEKPNK
- the infC gene encoding translation initiation factor IF-3, with the translated sequence MRRRWSVIKKSIRINERIRAPQLRLIGADGQQLGVVASKQALEMAIQQELDLVEVAPQANPPVCRIMDFSKFKYEQEKKEREAKKHQRVFHIKEIRVKPNIDEHDYQVKLKHVNEFLKKKYKVRVNLFFRGRQLEHRDLGRRVIDKFMQDALQDGQVEKPPMMEGRVLSVVIAPK